A window of Candidatus Tanganyikabacteria bacterium genomic DNA:
ACGGGATCAGCACGTAGGTGGGGATATCCGCGACTCGCTGCGGCTTGGGCAGCTTGGCCATGTTCATGAACAGGCCGATGTCCTTCTGACGCGTCTGCTTGAGCATGAAGGTGCGCAGCGGCTGCTCGGCGTTCTTGAGGGCCGTGACCTGGTCGGCGCGGCCGTTGAGGTAGGGCTGGACGGCCTCGTCGTTGATCTTGGTCGCGACGGGCGCCATCACGAAGAAGGTCATGAACAGGGCCAGGCCCACGATCACCTGGTTGGGCGGCATCGCCTGGGTGCCGATGGCGTGGCGCACGAAGGACAAGACGATGATGATGCGCGTGAATGCGGTCATCATGATCAGGATCGCCGGCGCCAGGGAGAGCACCGTGAGCAGCAGCATGATCTGCAGGCTCGCCGCGACCGTGCCCCGATCGGTGGTCAGCGGGATGTCGGGCACCCGGACCTGGGCATGGGCGACCTGGGGGGCGAACGCGACCAGGGCCGCCGCCGCGGCGACAGCCAAGAGCAGCCAGCTATCCCTGATCCGGGCCAACCCGGTGTTCATCGCATGCCTCATCCCCGGTGCAAGTTACGGGGAGCTTCCCGACTGGTTATGTTTACCTGGCGGGTTG
This region includes:
- the fliP gene encoding flagellar type III secretion system pore protein FliP (The bacterial flagellar biogenesis protein FliP forms a type III secretion system (T3SS)-type pore required for flagellar assembly.), with the protein product MNTGLARIRDSWLLLAVAAAAALVAFAPQVAHAQVRVPDIPLTTDRGTVAASLQIMLLLTVLSLAPAILIMMTAFTRIIIVLSFVRHAIGTQAMPPNQVIVGLALFMTFFVMAPVATKINDEAVQPYLNGRADQVTALKNAEQPLRTFMLKQTRQKDIGLFMNMAKLPKPQRVADIPTYVLIPSFVISELKTAFQMGFMIYLPFLVIDMVVSSILMSMGMMMLPPVMISLPFKLILFVLVDGWHLLARGLVQSFL